A single window of Periophthalmus magnuspinnatus isolate fPerMag1 chromosome 22, fPerMag1.2.pri, whole genome shotgun sequence DNA harbors:
- the zdhhc22 gene encoding palmitoyltransferase ZDHHC22, which produces MFTRMIKLRLLNAVAPAYFFMATVVTFILYFCLFIPTIFPGPDTTMRGSTTLHVLAFLFLMFNALGNYVMTIKYPAESANESAVPVCSPHCSDKVDAHYLLNGRHFCKLCKKVILKRDHHCFFTGNCIGNKNMRYFIMFCIYTSCTCLYSLVLGVAFLTVEYSISFENPLTFLTLLPLSTGYFFMGSISGLQLFLVLMLYVWLGIGLVCAGFCCQQVLLVARGQTWCQLQRGELVDTPSPWRSNLKDVFGTRWILGLILPVQTVEMSSQDAEEVKQD; this is translated from the exons ATGTTCACCCGAATGATCAAGCTGAGGCTCCTGAACGCTGTAGCTCCTGCCTACTTCTTCATGGCTACTGTGGTCACCTTCATCTTGTACTTCTGCCTCTTCATCCCCACCATCTTCCCCGGTCCGGATACCACCATGAGGGGCTCCACCACCCTCCATGTCCTggccttcctcttcctcatgttCAACGCACTGGGAAACTACGTAATGACTATCAAATACCCAGCCGAGAGTGCCAACGAGAGCGCAGTGCCCGTTTGTTCCCCTCACTGCTCCGATAAGGTGGACGCGCACTACCTCCTGAACGGCCGGCACTTCTGCAAACTGTGCAAGAAGGTCATCCTCAAGAGGGACCACCACTGCTTCTTCACCGGGAACTGTATCGGGAACAAGAACATGCGTTACTTCATCATGTTCTGTATCTACACATCCTGCACCTGCCTGTACTCGCTGGTTCTCGGGGTAGCCTTCCTCACTGTGGAGTATTCGATCTCCTTTGAGaaccctctgaccttcctcactCTACTCCCACTCTCCACAGGATACTTCTTCATGG GGAGTATCTCAGGTCTGCAGCTCTTCCTGGTCCTGATGCTGTATGTGTGGCTGGGCATAGGGCTGGTGTGTGCAGGCTTTTGCTGTCAGCAGGTGCTCCTGGTGGCTCGGGGGCAGACCTGGTGTCAGCTGCAGAGGGGGGAGCTGGTAGACACCCCCAGCCCCTGGAGGAGTAACCTAAAGGATGTGTTTGGGACTCGCTGGATTTTAGGTCTCATTCTGCCCGTACAGACTGTAGAGATGAGCTCACAAGACGCAGAAGAGGTCAAACAGGACTAA